The genomic segment tgttatatttgtttttctttcctatttttcaaaaaacaaaaacaaaaaccccattagtatttatttactattatcaaacttttctcaaaaaaacttttcgttttttaaaaaagaaattataaaaagttatttattagTTAAATTGACGGAAATTAATAATCATGGGCCTTTTGCTAAACCTAGCATGAAACTGAGAAATGGTGGAAGCATGAAGCCTAGATATAAAGACCAATCCTCCTAAGCCCAACACGTAAGCCAGCAAATCGAACTCCATTTTCTGACAACCACCCTTCAGTTCTACTCTTTGGAGTTTGAACCCCTGGCACAGTCGTCGTCAAGAAACAGGCAGAAAGACAACAATGGAAAAAGctcaagaaagagagagaaaagaagaattcGATGCTTCAGAGATCGAATACGTTAGCTACGGTGGTGAGCATCACTTACCATTAATCATGAATCTTGTGGATCAAGAACTTAGTGAACCTTACTCCATCTTCACATACCGTTACTTTGTTTATCTTTGGCCACAACTTTCTTTCTTGGTAAGTGTGATTCTTTTccttctgttcttttttttatgttcttgggaattttttttgctGTAATTTTGTTTGTGTTGGTGGGTTTTCAATTTCAGGCGTTTCACAAAGGGAAATGTGTAGGGACTGTTGTGTGTAAGATGGGGGATCATCGGAATTCAACGTTTAGAGGTTACATTGCTATGTTAGTTGTCATCAAACCTTATCGAGGAAGAGGCATTGGTAATGGTTTCGGTTTTCTTTTCGTGTTGGGGTTTTGTGCACAGTTTTAGGTTGTCTTGGATCGTATATGTGAATCTTGAATGGTTT from the Populus nigra chromosome 9, ddPopNigr1.1, whole genome shotgun sequence genome contains:
- the LOC133702867 gene encoding N-alpha-acetyltransferase MAK3-like, with translation MEKAQERERKEEFDASEIEYVSYGGEHHLPLIMNLVDQELSEPYSIFTYRYFVYLWPQLSFLAFHKGKCVGTVVCKMGDHRNSTFRGYIAMLVVIKPYRGRGIATELVTRSIQVMMESGCEEVTLEAEVTNKGALALYGRLGFIRAKRLFRYYLNGVDAFRLKLLFPQPELHPFLPLMADRDATQKHDDLSPTEEFSELRRNL